In Pseudothermotoga sp., one genomic interval encodes:
- the trpS gene encoding tryptophan--tRNA ligase produces the protein MRLLSGVRPTGKPHIGNYVGALRNWKSLQDMGHECFFFVADWHALTTAYEDTKQLQQNTVEVMRAFLACGLDPNKSVLFVQSGVKEHAELALLFSMIVPLPWLERVPTYKEMKQQLSDKDLSNTGFLLYPVLQAADILIYLAEGVPVGEDQVYHVELTREIARRFNYLYGQTFPEPEVILSIVPKLPGTDGRKMSKSYGNIIPLENTSEELEKSILPMVTDPARKRRTDPGDPNKCPVWDYHRAFGISEEEKQWVFEGCTKAKIGCIDCKKLLLKNMKKELEPIWERYSKIDERFTKDVIEEGNRKAKSVAERTMRLVRERMNLLF, from the coding sequence TTGAGGCTTCTCAGTGGTGTTAGACCCACGGGCAAACCTCACATTGGAAACTACGTGGGGGCCCTCAGGAACTGGAAGTCACTCCAAGATATGGGTCATGAGTGTTTTTTCTTCGTTGCGGATTGGCACGCGTTGACCACTGCCTACGAAGATACCAAGCAACTCCAGCAGAACACCGTCGAGGTCATGAGGGCATTCCTGGCGTGCGGTTTGGATCCGAATAAGTCCGTGCTCTTCGTTCAATCTGGAGTGAAAGAGCACGCAGAGCTTGCTTTGTTGTTTTCAATGATCGTTCCTCTACCGTGGTTGGAGAGGGTACCCACCTACAAAGAGATGAAACAGCAACTGTCCGATAAAGACCTTTCCAACACCGGCTTTCTTTTGTACCCGGTGCTTCAGGCGGCCGATATACTCATCTATTTGGCTGAGGGTGTTCCAGTTGGGGAAGATCAGGTGTACCACGTGGAGCTCACCAGGGAGATCGCCAGGAGATTCAACTATCTGTACGGTCAGACTTTTCCTGAGCCTGAAGTGATACTCTCGATCGTTCCCAAACTGCCTGGTACCGACGGAAGAAAGATGAGTAAAAGCTATGGAAACATCATACCATTGGAGAACACGTCGGAAGAACTTGAGAAGAGCATACTACCCATGGTCACAGATCCGGCACGGAAACGCAGAACGGATCCTGGTGATCCGAACAAATGTCCCGTGTGGGATTACCACAGAGCGTTTGGAATAAGCGAAGAGGAGAAACAGTGGGTGTTCGAAGGATGCACCAAGGCGAAGATTGGTTGTATCGACTGCAAGAAGCTCCTTTTGAAGAACATGAAAAAAGAACTCGAACCCATTTGGGAAAGATATTCCAAGATAGATGAGCGTTTCACAAAGGACGTCATAGAAGAGGGTAATCGGAAGGCAAAGAGTGTGGCGGAGCGGACGATGAGGTTGGTCAGAGAGAGGATGAATTTGCTCTTTTGA
- a CDS encoding Asp23/Gls24 family envelope stress response protein, which produces MEKGFGTIDISDNAIREIAFRSACSVLDLTDERKQKKLRKSIDVDRTPEDSIIVSMRVTAPFGRPFVEIARKLMEQVKLDIERMTDQQVISVNVVIDDVEESSISREGEEETKE; this is translated from the coding sequence ATGGAGAAAGGATTCGGAACCATTGACATATCCGACAACGCGATAAGAGAAATCGCTTTCAGAAGTGCCTGTTCGGTGCTCGATCTGACCGATGAGAGAAAGCAGAAAAAACTCAGAAAATCGATCGATGTGGATAGAACCCCTGAAGACAGCATAATCGTTTCGATGAGAGTTACGGCACCCTTCGGCAGACCGTTCGTCGAAATCGCCAGAAAGCTCATGGAACAAGTGAAACTGGATATCGAAAGGATGACAGACCAACAGGTGATTTCAGTGAACGTGGTGATCGATGACGTTGAAGAATCCAGTATTTCTCGTGAAGGGGAGGAAGAGACGAAGGAGTGA
- the efp gene encoding elongation factor P, with protein sequence MIEVTDLRKGMVIMYEGEPYRVLDVNKHHMAMGRGLVRTKLKNVKTGLVRDVTFSSGDRVPEADLTYKKAQYLYNDGDHYYFMSLDDYEQYAFSEEEIGDAKWYLTENLEVDIMMLGDSPIGVQLPNVVVLRVVETEPGFKGDTVAGSGKPAVLETGLRLTVPFFVETGELIKVDTRTGEYLERA encoded by the coding sequence TTGATAGAGGTCACAGATCTGAGAAAAGGTATGGTGATCATGTACGAAGGTGAGCCTTACAGAGTTTTGGACGTGAACAAGCATCACATGGCGATGGGTCGAGGTTTGGTTAGGACCAAACTCAAAAATGTGAAGACGGGACTCGTCAGAGACGTCACGTTCAGCAGTGGAGATAGAGTCCCCGAGGCAGACTTGACATACAAGAAAGCTCAGTATCTCTACAACGATGGAGATCACTATTACTTCATGTCTCTCGATGACTATGAGCAGTACGCTTTCAGCGAAGAGGAGATCGGTGACGCCAAATGGTACTTGACGGAGAACCTTGAAGTGGACATCATGATGCTCGGTGACAGTCCTATAGGAGTTCAACTCCCCAACGTTGTCGTTCTCAGAGTCGTGGAGACTGAACCAGGTTTCAAGGGTGACACAGTTGCGGGCAGCGGTAAACCAGCCGTTTTGGAAACTGGTTTGAGGCTCACAGTACCGTTCTTCGTGGAAACCGGTGAACTGATCAAGGTTGACACTAGAACTGGAGAGTACTTAGAGAGAGCTTGA
- the nusB gene encoding transcription antitermination factor NusB → MRDLVFRAIFQNEFRKDSVEAILEEVLGKEKSDSIRRDVERYVKGIYENLDSIDSKITSCLENWTLDRLSLVDKCVLRLGTYELLYEGDVPVQVTLDEAIELAKRYGTDNSGKFVNGVLDKIAKQFAAEEKWRL, encoded by the coding sequence ATGAGGGATTTAGTTTTCAGAGCGATATTTCAGAATGAATTTCGTAAGGATTCCGTGGAAGCCATTCTTGAGGAAGTTCTTGGTAAAGAAAAGTCAGATTCGATCCGTCGAGACGTCGAGCGGTACGTGAAAGGGATCTATGAGAACCTCGATTCGATAGACAGTAAGATAACTTCGTGCTTGGAGAATTGGACTTTGGACAGACTATCACTGGTGGACAAATGCGTGTTGCGTCTAGGAACTTACGAACTTTTGTACGAAGGAGACGTACCCGTTCAAGTCACACTGGATGAAGCCATCGAATTGGCCAAGAGGTACGGTACTGACAACAGTGGAAAATTCGTCAACGGTGTTCTCGATAAGATAGCCAAGCAGTTCGCCGCCGAAGAAAAATGGCGCTTGTGA
- the nuoE gene encoding NADH-quinone oxidoreductase subunit NuoE, producing the protein MVDREAIVNLVRNIKQQALEERDMLINALHQIQNHFGSYIPVEAAKLVAEELNVPESKVYEVLTFYTMFSIKPRGKYVVRVCVNLPCHVTGGRQIIETLKQTLGIDFDQTTSDGLFTLERTSCLGLCGVAPVIMVNDEYYGDLTPKKVKELIESLRARGEGR; encoded by the coding sequence GTGGTCGACCGCGAAGCGATCGTTAATCTGGTGCGAAACATAAAGCAACAGGCACTCGAAGAGCGCGATATGCTCATCAATGCTTTGCATCAAATACAGAACCATTTTGGTAGCTACATACCTGTGGAAGCGGCGAAACTCGTGGCTGAAGAACTCAACGTTCCCGAGTCCAAAGTCTATGAGGTGCTCACGTTCTACACGATGTTTTCGATCAAACCGAGGGGAAAGTACGTTGTGAGAGTTTGTGTCAATTTACCTTGCCACGTCACTGGAGGTAGACAGATCATCGAGACGCTCAAGCAAACGCTGGGTATCGATTTTGACCAAACGACGAGTGACGGTCTGTTCACACTCGAAAGAACCAGCTGTCTGGGGCTCTGCGGTGTGGCACCGGTCATCATGGTGAACGATGAGTACTACGGCGACCTCACGCCTAAAAAGGTTAAAGAGCTCATCGAGAGCCTCAGAGCGAGGGGTGAGGGCAGATGA
- a CDS encoding formate--tetrahydrofolate ligase, which yields MAGSSTFQLKPIRKIAEALSIPPEYLKFYGDHVAKVSHKLLNHLEPKGKLIVVTAMTPTPAGEGKTTTSIGLSMAINKLGYSSIVTLREPSLGPVFGIKGGATGGGKAQVLPMEDINLHFTGDIHAVTSAHNLISAMIDAHIKFGNELDIDVTRISWPRAMDMNDRALRQIIVGLGGHANGYPRQDGFVITAASEIMAILCLAKDLQDLKKRVGEVVIGWTRTNKPVRVFDLKVQGSVAVLLKDALNPNLVQTSENTPAFIHGGPFANIAHGTNSIIATKMALGLSDFVVTETGFGSDLGAEKFLDFVAPTAGFKPSLIVIVATVRALKYHGGMNLKELGTPNIEALHRGIENLKVHIENMRKYGLPVVVAVNRFDTDAPQEIEFLCEKVEKLNVAVAVNEAFAKGSEGALDLARKVVQLADGTNYRPLFDASEPIRKKIDVLAREIYRAKDVAFTKDAEESLERLEQNGYGNLPVIVAKTQYSISDDPAKLGAPRDYTFTVRDFLLSAGAGFVVAVCGDIMLMPGLGKKPNAVNIDIDPDGNIIGLF from the coding sequence GTGGCTGGTTCGTCCACGTTTCAGCTGAAACCGATCAGAAAGATCGCGGAGGCGCTTTCTATCCCTCCAGAGTACTTGAAGTTTTACGGAGATCACGTGGCGAAGGTTTCACACAAACTTTTGAATCATCTCGAACCGAAGGGTAAGCTGATCGTCGTCACTGCCATGACTCCCACACCCGCCGGCGAGGGTAAAACCACCACGAGCATAGGTTTGTCTATGGCCATCAACAAGCTCGGTTACAGCTCTATCGTGACCTTGAGAGAGCCTTCTCTTGGACCTGTGTTCGGCATAAAGGGTGGTGCCACCGGCGGTGGGAAAGCTCAAGTGTTGCCGATGGAAGACATCAACTTGCATTTCACCGGTGACATACACGCAGTCACGAGTGCCCACAACTTGATATCCGCCATGATAGATGCGCACATAAAGTTTGGAAACGAACTAGACATCGATGTGACGAGGATCAGCTGGCCAAGGGCTATGGATATGAACGATCGAGCGCTCAGACAGATCATCGTGGGGCTGGGGGGACACGCGAACGGTTATCCAAGACAGGATGGATTCGTGATCACGGCAGCTTCAGAGATCATGGCCATACTCTGTCTCGCCAAAGATCTTCAAGATCTCAAAAAGCGTGTTGGGGAAGTCGTGATAGGCTGGACCAGGACGAACAAGCCTGTGAGAGTTTTTGATTTGAAGGTCCAAGGATCTGTCGCCGTGCTTTTGAAAGACGCGCTGAATCCAAACCTAGTACAGACCAGCGAGAATACTCCAGCGTTCATTCACGGTGGACCTTTCGCGAACATCGCCCACGGTACGAATTCGATCATCGCAACGAAGATGGCCTTGGGGTTGAGTGACTTTGTTGTAACGGAGACTGGCTTCGGATCGGACCTTGGTGCGGAAAAGTTCTTAGATTTCGTTGCACCGACGGCTGGCTTTAAACCATCACTGATCGTTATCGTTGCAACCGTGCGCGCTTTGAAGTACCACGGTGGTATGAACTTGAAAGAGCTCGGCACACCGAACATCGAAGCGTTGCATCGGGGCATCGAGAATTTGAAGGTTCACATCGAAAACATGAGAAAGTACGGTTTACCGGTGGTCGTTGCGGTGAACCGTTTCGATACGGACGCCCCGCAAGAGATAGAATTTTTGTGTGAAAAAGTTGAAAAGTTGAATGTCGCCGTAGCGGTCAACGAGGCGTTCGCAAAAGGTTCAGAGGGCGCGTTGGATCTGGCAAGAAAAGTTGTGCAACTGGCCGATGGAACCAATTATCGGCCGTTGTTCGACGCTTCGGAACCCATTCGAAAGAAAATAGATGTTCTCGCCAGAGAAATCTACAGGGCCAAGGATGTGGCCTTCACGAAGGATGCCGAAGAGTCTCTAGAAAGACTCGAACAGAACGGTTATGGGAACTTACCCGTCATAGTGGCGAAGACTCAGTATTCCATCTCGGACGATCCTGCGAAGTTGGGTGCTCCCAGAGATTACACCTTCACGGTGAGAGACTTTCTGCTTTCGGCTGGGGCAGGTTTCGTCGTTGCGGTGTGCGGAGACATCATGTTGATGCCTGGACTGGGGAAGAAGCCGAATGCGGTGAACATCGATATCGATCCGGATGGTAATATAATTGGTCTTTTCTGA
- the nuoF gene encoding NADH-quinone oxidoreductase subunit NuoF produces the protein MPLTTSTVLICAGGACISSGEASVKEALKKEIRKYGLDEVVRVVETGCMGACSLGPIIVIYPDGVFYQKLTPRAAEKIVQEHLLKGRIVQEYLYKMPTGEVVPEAMDKLPFFAKQVKIATRNVGYIDPSNIEEYIARDGYFALNKVLTQMSPEQVIEEIKRSGLRGRGGAGFPTGLKWELTRKAKGDRKYIVCNADEGDPGAFMDRSILEGDPHTVLEAMVIAGYAIGAHQGYIYVRAEYPLAIERLQIAIAQAKEFGFLGENILGSEFGFDIEIRIGAGAFVCGEETALIASIEGKRGQPRVKPPYPAQSGVWGCPTVINNVETFACVPPIIIKGADWFRSIGTPTSPGTKVFALAGKITNTGLVEVPMGITIKELLYEIGGGSSTGKKIKAVQTGGPSGGCIPSEYFDTPVDYESLQKLGAIMGSGGMIVMDEDDCMVDVARFFLEFTVDESCGKCTPCREGTRQMLKILEKITSGEGSEKDLIELETLGNIIKDTSLCGLGQTAPNPVLSTLRYYRHEYEAHVREKRCPALRCKALVRYVIDPSKCVGCTACARVCPVNAISGELRKVHTIDNDVCVRCGSCIEVCRFGAISKVSP, from the coding sequence GTGCCACTCACTACAAGCACGGTCTTGATATGTGCCGGAGGAGCGTGCATCTCTTCAGGTGAGGCGAGCGTCAAGGAGGCCCTCAAAAAAGAAATAAGAAAATATGGCCTCGATGAGGTTGTAAGGGTTGTGGAAACTGGGTGCATGGGTGCCTGCAGTTTAGGTCCGATCATCGTCATCTATCCAGATGGTGTTTTTTATCAGAAGCTCACACCTCGTGCTGCTGAAAAGATCGTTCAAGAGCATCTCTTGAAAGGTAGGATCGTTCAGGAGTATCTGTACAAGATGCCCACGGGAGAGGTCGTACCGGAGGCCATGGACAAGCTCCCGTTCTTCGCAAAGCAGGTGAAAATTGCGACACGCAACGTGGGCTACATTGACCCTTCGAACATAGAAGAATACATCGCGAGGGACGGTTACTTTGCCCTCAACAAGGTCCTAACCCAAATGAGTCCAGAACAAGTGATAGAAGAGATCAAACGCAGTGGGTTGAGAGGTAGAGGCGGTGCCGGTTTCCCAACGGGACTGAAATGGGAGCTGACGAGGAAAGCGAAAGGTGATAGAAAATACATCGTTTGCAACGCGGATGAAGGTGATCCCGGGGCTTTCATGGATAGATCCATACTTGAGGGTGATCCACACACAGTTTTGGAAGCAATGGTGATAGCAGGATACGCGATAGGTGCCCATCAAGGTTACATATACGTCCGTGCGGAGTATCCTTTAGCGATAGAAAGACTCCAGATCGCCATAGCTCAAGCGAAAGAGTTCGGCTTTTTGGGTGAAAATATCCTCGGCAGCGAGTTCGGATTCGATATCGAAATACGCATCGGAGCGGGTGCGTTCGTGTGCGGTGAAGAAACCGCTCTGATCGCCTCCATCGAGGGAAAAAGAGGTCAACCGAGGGTCAAACCTCCATACCCAGCGCAAAGTGGTGTGTGGGGTTGTCCCACCGTGATAAACAACGTGGAAACGTTCGCCTGTGTGCCACCCATCATTATAAAGGGAGCAGACTGGTTCAGGAGCATCGGAACGCCGACTTCCCCTGGAACCAAAGTCTTCGCACTGGCGGGAAAGATCACCAACACTGGGTTGGTCGAAGTACCTATGGGCATCACAATAAAAGAACTGCTCTACGAAATAGGTGGTGGTTCCTCGACGGGCAAGAAGATCAAAGCTGTTCAAACCGGAGGACCGAGTGGAGGCTGTATCCCATCCGAATACTTCGATACACCGGTGGACTATGAATCTCTCCAAAAGCTTGGAGCCATCATGGGTTCAGGCGGAATGATCGTCATGGATGAGGACGATTGCATGGTGGACGTTGCGAGATTCTTCTTGGAATTCACCGTGGACGAATCGTGTGGCAAATGCACGCCCTGTAGAGAAGGAACACGCCAGATGTTGAAGATTTTGGAAAAGATAACTTCTGGCGAAGGAAGTGAAAAAGATCTGATCGAACTGGAAACGCTTGGCAACATCATAAAAGATACATCTCTGTGTGGACTTGGTCAAACTGCACCCAATCCAGTGCTGAGCACTCTCAGGTACTACCGTCACGAGTACGAGGCGCACGTTAGAGAAAAAAGATGTCCAGCTCTGCGTTGTAAAGCCCTCGTGAGGTACGTCATCGATCCATCGAAATGCGTTGGTTGTACCGCTTGTGCACGCGTTTGTCCCGTCAACGCGATAAGTGGTGAACTCAGGAAGGTTCACACGATAGACAACGATGTGTGCGTGAGGTGTGGAAGCTGCATAGAGGTTTGTAGGTTTGGAGCCATAAGCAAAGTCTCACCGTGA
- a CDS encoding segregation/condensation protein A — MELVFKLPQFEGPLDLLLHLVKKRRINVRQIPISQLADEFIEYVERMKRLDLQLASDFFVMASHLMELKSKYLLPSLSEREKRHLMKLEEDLYRRIELYEQVKQFAEHLEKDVKDLFLRKRVRVTPMPYVQQEKLLKVLKAILEEMNIRTSALRIKRSPMTVEQIMEELLERLTVEHELSVYEVLRESASRYELIVRFLAVLELIHLKKCLIATEDGKMLLRRYEGFEPQSGS; from the coding sequence TTGGAACTCGTTTTCAAATTGCCACAGTTCGAAGGGCCATTGGATCTTCTGCTACATTTGGTGAAGAAGCGCAGAATAAACGTGCGACAGATACCTATTTCTCAACTGGCCGACGAGTTCATCGAATACGTTGAGCGGATGAAAAGGCTCGATCTACAGCTAGCTTCCGATTTTTTCGTCATGGCGTCGCATTTGATGGAATTGAAATCGAAGTATCTACTCCCGTCGCTTTCCGAGAGGGAAAAACGGCATTTGATGAAGTTGGAAGAAGATCTTTACAGAAGGATAGAACTTTACGAGCAAGTGAAGCAGTTTGCGGAGCATCTCGAAAAGGATGTGAAAGATCTTTTTTTGAGAAAACGTGTGCGCGTCACTCCAATGCCGTACGTCCAACAGGAGAAATTACTCAAGGTTTTGAAAGCCATACTGGAGGAAATGAACATCAGAACGTCTGCCCTCAGGATCAAAAGATCTCCGATGACCGTGGAACAAATCATGGAAGAATTATTGGAGAGATTGACGGTCGAGCATGAGTTAAGCGTGTATGAAGTGTTGAGAGAATCGGCCAGCAGGTACGAACTGATCGTACGATTCCTCGCCGTGTTGGAGCTGATACATCTGAAGAAGTGCCTCATCGCCACTGAAGATGGAAAGATGTTACTCAGGAGGTACGAAGGATTTGAACCTCAGAGCGGCAGTTGA
- the scpB gene encoding SMC-Scp complex subunit ScpB, protein MNLRAAVEAILFASRGTTLKKISNLLKVEEEKLIPIIEEIEKEYLEDRHGVELKKIGDVYRFYTKSDYSQLAMKATNVRAAKLTLGQLEIVAAIALNGPLTVTALNEIRGKESSHLVRALHKMGILTKKRKSGRYVYDLSKSFRETIAIESMLGPQAEHTVKPSS, encoded by the coding sequence TTGAACCTCAGAGCGGCAGTTGAAGCGATCCTTTTCGCGAGTCGTGGAACGACTCTGAAAAAGATTTCAAACTTGCTCAAGGTGGAGGAAGAAAAGCTCATCCCGATAATCGAGGAAATAGAGAAAGAATACCTCGAGGATCGCCACGGAGTAGAACTCAAAAAGATCGGGGACGTCTACAGATTCTACACGAAATCTGATTATTCACAGCTCGCCATGAAGGCGACCAACGTGCGTGCAGCGAAGTTAACATTGGGTCAGCTCGAGATCGTTGCGGCGATAGCGCTGAACGGACCATTGACGGTCACTGCACTCAACGAAATCAGGGGAAAAGAATCGTCACACCTGGTTAGGGCTTTACACAAGATGGGAATATTGACTAAGAAAAGAAAATCGGGTCGGTACGTTTACGATCTGAGCAAATCGTTTAGAGAAACGATCGCGATAGAAAGTATGCTCGGCCCACAGGCCGAGCACACAGTCAAACCTTCGTCTTGA
- a CDS encoding bifunctional 5,10-methylenetetrahydrofolate dehydrogenase/5,10-methenyltetrahydrofolate cyclohydrolase, translated as MYIDCKTIAKSIDEETLNLSSRVKPKLVSFAINPDESTLAYLRNQQKKAKALNIEHEILVFESVETFQEKLLKACNDDTVHGIFVAHPLPAGVDELKIACLINPDKDVEGRNPVNLGRLMYGEETFAPCTAAAVVEILTRTTDLTGKNAVILGRSNTVGLPLSVMLLRRDRSATVTVCHTKTRDIGEMTARADIIVVAVGKANFLKPHMVREGAIVIDVGINVVNDRIVGDVDPEVANRATLTPVPGGVGVVTTAILMNRVARIASRGDRF; from the coding sequence TTGTACATCGACTGTAAAACCATAGCGAAGTCGATCGATGAGGAAACGTTGAATCTATCGAGCCGTGTCAAACCAAAACTGGTGAGTTTCGCTATCAATCCTGACGAAAGCACACTCGCGTATCTGAGAAATCAGCAGAAAAAAGCTAAGGCGTTGAACATAGAACACGAGATATTGGTGTTTGAAAGCGTTGAAACTTTCCAAGAGAAACTCTTAAAAGCTTGTAACGATGACACCGTTCATGGCATCTTCGTGGCACATCCCTTGCCGGCAGGAGTCGACGAACTGAAGATCGCTTGCCTCATAAATCCAGACAAAGACGTGGAGGGTAGAAACCCTGTGAATCTTGGACGACTCATGTACGGAGAAGAGACGTTCGCTCCCTGCACAGCTGCAGCTGTGGTTGAAATCCTCACAAGGACGACGGACTTGACGGGCAAAAACGCCGTCATCTTGGGTAGGAGTAACACAGTCGGACTCCCGTTGTCCGTGATGTTGCTCAGGAGGGATCGCAGTGCCACAGTGACAGTTTGTCATACGAAGACGAGAGACATCGGTGAAATGACTGCACGAGCCGACATAATCGTCGTGGCCGTTGGAAAGGCCAACTTTTTGAAACCACACATGGTCAGAGAAGGAGCGATAGTGATAGATGTTGGTATAAACGTTGTGAACGATAGGATCGTCGGTGATGTGGATCCGGAAGTTGCAAACAGAGCGACACTCACACCCGTACCAGGAGGTGTCGGTGTCGTCACGACGGCCATCCTCATGAACCGCGTCGCTCGGATCGCGTCGAGGGGTGATCGTTTTTGA
- the nuoF gene encoding NADH-quinone oxidoreductase subunit NuoF translates to MKPILVLVSVDSNSILLGAKQFVNYLKEAIEKYNLRDTVDVLETGSMGVYTQGVVMAIFPDDIYYSVRSIEDVEKIVSEHLLKGRAVLPLELPKERLKLVVEKERVTEEVRIVLRNVGVIDPKSIDQYIARDGYFALHKALFEMTPQQVIQTIKESGLRGRGGAGFPTGLKWEFTAKVQADQKYVVCNADEGEPGTFKDRLIMEGDPHSVIEAMIICGYAVGATKGYIYIRGEYYGSVENVQKAIKDAYEYGFLGKNILGSGFSFDLTVRLGAGAYVCGEETALLESIEGKSGRPRLKPPYPPTQGLFGKPTVINNVETFANVPQIILNGANWFKQFGTKGSPGTKVFSLVGNVVKRGIVEVPMGISVRELIYRFGGGLLGGKRLYMVQTGGTAGTFIGVDKLDVPLDYESFRDHGVSIGSGVILAMDEDVCPVDVALNTMEFFEHESCGKCTPCREGTRLAVQILRKMSKGQGQKEDLETLKQIALVTQEASLCGLGQSINVPLLSILDNFKEDFVNHIGASSCPRGVCRFEKPTKVKTKV, encoded by the coding sequence ATGAAGCCCATATTGGTCTTAGTATCGGTGGACTCGAACAGCATTCTGCTTGGAGCAAAGCAGTTCGTCAACTATTTGAAGGAAGCGATCGAAAAGTACAACCTCAGAGATACGGTGGACGTGCTCGAAACTGGTAGCATGGGTGTCTACACTCAAGGTGTCGTCATGGCAATCTTCCCAGACGACATCTATTATTCCGTTCGCTCCATTGAAGATGTAGAAAAGATCGTTTCTGAACATCTGCTCAAAGGCCGAGCTGTTCTTCCACTCGAGCTACCCAAAGAGCGTTTGAAACTCGTCGTCGAAAAGGAGAGAGTGACGGAAGAGGTTCGCATAGTTCTGAGGAACGTGGGTGTGATAGATCCAAAAAGTATAGATCAGTACATCGCCAGAGACGGTTACTTTGCACTCCACAAGGCTTTGTTCGAAATGACCCCACAACAAGTCATCCAAACGATCAAGGAATCCGGTTTGAGAGGTAGAGGCGGTGCCGGTTTCCCAACGGGGTTGAAGTGGGAATTCACGGCGAAAGTTCAAGCCGATCAGAAATACGTGGTCTGCAACGCGGATGAAGGTGAACCAGGTACGTTCAAAGACAGGTTGATCATGGAGGGTGACCCACACTCAGTTATAGAGGCGATGATAATCTGTGGATACGCCGTTGGAGCAACGAAGGGATACATATACATCAGAGGAGAGTATTACGGCTCGGTCGAGAACGTCCAGAAAGCCATCAAGGATGCCTACGAATATGGATTCCTCGGTAAAAACATTCTCGGCAGTGGGTTCTCGTTCGATCTCACGGTGAGACTTGGAGCGGGTGCTTACGTCTGTGGTGAGGAGACTGCACTTTTGGAATCGATAGAAGGCAAATCGGGCAGACCGAGGCTCAAGCCACCATACCCTCCAACGCAGGGTTTGTTCGGCAAGCCAACGGTCATAAACAACGTCGAAACGTTCGCAAACGTACCGCAGATAATCTTGAACGGTGCGAATTGGTTCAAGCAGTTCGGAACGAAGGGATCACCCGGCACGAAGGTTTTCTCTTTGGTGGGAAACGTCGTCAAGAGAGGCATCGTCGAAGTTCCGATGGGCATCAGCGTCCGAGAACTCATCTACAGATTCGGAGGAGGTCTCCTCGGCGGTAAACGTTTGTACATGGTTCAGACTGGCGGTACGGCTGGCACATTCATAGGCGTCGACAAGCTCGATGTGCCATTGGATTATGAATCTTTCCGAGATCACGGTGTGTCGATCGGTTCAGGCGTGATCCTCGCGATGGACGAGGACGTTTGTCCCGTGGATGTGGCGTTGAACACGATGGAATTCTTCGAGCATGAATCGTGCGGAAAATGTACTCCGTGCCGTGAAGGTACAAGGCTTGCGGTGCAAATCCTCAGAAAGATGAGTAAAGGTCAAGGTCAAAAGGAAGATCTCGAAACGTTGAAGCAGATCGCTCTAGTCACCCAAGAAGCTTCCCTGTGTGGTCTTGGTCAGAGCATCAACGTTCCACTCCTCTCCATCCTAGACAACTTCAAAGAAGATTTCGTCAACCACATAGGTGCTTCGAGTTGTCCAAGGGGAGTCTGTAGGTTCGAAAAACCCACCAAAGTCAAGACGAAGGTTTGA